CACCACGAGCGCGTGGCCCGCGAGCGTCGCGTCGCCGACCCGGCTGGCGATGCGCGTGACGTCGTGGTTGCCGACGAACGTGTACGGCACGAACGCGTCGAGGAACGCGTCGTGCCGGCCGAGCGTCCACGCGAGCTCGTGCCAGTTGCGGTCGACGACGGAGGACCAGATCGCCTTCCACAGCTCGTACTGCGTCACCGAGTCGACCCCGGACTCCGCGACGAACCCGGGGTAGTCGCCGTGGATGACCTCGCCCATCAGGTACGCGTCCGGGTGGGCGGCCCGCACCCGGTCGGTGACCTGCCGCCAGAAGGCCGTCGGCGCCGCGTAGGCCGCGTCGAGGCGCCAGCCGTCCGCCCCGGCGTCCAGCCAGTGGGTCATGACGTCGGCGACCAGGTCGACGACGCGGGGCGAGTCGTGGTTCAGCGTGACGAGGGAGCGGTGGCCCTCGAAGCAGTCCCAGTCCGGCTCGCCGTCGGCCCAGCGGATGCGGAACAGCTCCGCCTCCGGGGACCCGGGGCCGCCCGCCAGCGCGGCGCGGAACAGCGGGTGCTGGTCGCCGACGTGGTTGAAGACGCCGTCCAGCAGCACGCGCACGCCGCGGTCGTGCGCCGCGAGCAGGTGGTCGAGGTCGGCCCGGCCGCCGAGCCGGGGGTCGACGCGCAGGTGGTCGACGGTGTCGTAGCCGTGCGTGGCGGAGGCGAACACGGGGCCCAGCGCGAGGCCGTTCAGCCCCAGGTCGACCAGGTAGTCCAGCCAGCGCTCGACGTGCGCGAGGCGGTGCGTGACCGGCGCGGCGGTGTCCGCCGCCGGCTCGGCGCCCGTGAAGCCCAGCGGGTAGACGTGCCACCACAGGGCGTGCTCCACCCACGCGGGCGCCATCGTGCCTCCTTCGTCCGTCCCCGTGCAGACTCGCAGGCCCGCGGCCCGGTGTCACCTCGGCGGCCGGGGCGCCGGGGCGGGCGGCCGCCCGGGCTCCGTCGCCCCGGGCGGGTCCGGCGGGGGCGCCGCGGACCCGCCCGGTCTCGGCCCTCAGTGCGCCCGGTGCGGCAC
This is a stretch of genomic DNA from Cellulomonas sp. ES6. It encodes these proteins:
- a CDS encoding alpha-amylase family glycosyl hydrolase, whose protein sequence is MAPAWVEHALWWHVYPLGFTGAEPAADTAAPVTHRLAHVERWLDYLVDLGLNGLALGPVFASATHGYDTVDHLRVDPRLGGRADLDHLLAAHDRGVRVLLDGVFNHVGDQHPLFRAALAGGPGSPEAELFRIRWADGEPDWDCFEGHRSLVTLNHDSPRVVDLVADVMTHWLDAGADGWRLDAAYAAPTAFWRQVTDRVRAAHPDAYLMGEVIHGDYPGFVAESGVDSVTQYELWKAIWSSVVDRNWHELAWTLGRHDAFLDAFVPYTFVGNHDVTRIASRVGDATLAGHALVVLMTVGGTPAVYYGDEQAYRGVKEDRAGGDDAVRPPYPPAPEDLAGPDVAPDGRPAHDRHAALIGLRRRHPWLHTARTHVVEVTGTRLAYESRAADGSAALLVALNLDDEGGRSRRPPMRGPSRPRAHPARVASPAAAGRSGRRSHPPRGPVPGGTCWGGGPGRAAPPTTRHPAAGRTGQGATRCAQGSGSRTATVTSTSPATSTGPAATARGSS